CATCTGCAGCAGCCGATTCCCGTTGGCGATGGGACCGCGCTGCTCAAGCGGCGTCCCGATGTGCGTCAGGCCGAACGGCTGCTGGCGGCATCGACGGCACGTATCGGCGTTGCGACGGCGGCGCTGTATCCGTCCGTCAGCATCGGCGCGTCGGCGGGTTCGATCGGCATCGCCGAAGACCTGTTCGGCCCGACGACGAACCGCTGGGCGTTCGGTCCGCTGATCAGCTGGACGTTTCCGATCAACGGTCAGCGTGCGCGCGTTCATGAAGCCGAGGCGGCATCGAGCGGCGCGCTCGCACACTTCGACGGCGTCGTGCTGAACGCGCTGCGCGAAACGCAGACGAGTCTCTCGACTTACGCATCCGATACGACACGCGCCGATGCGTTGCGCACCGCGTACAAATCGGCCGTACAGTCCGCCGACGAAACACATCGCCTGTATGCGGCTGGGCGCGAATCGTTCCTCTCCGATCTCGACGCGACGCGCACGCTCACGAGCGTCGCCGCGCAGGTGTCGGCGGCCGAAGGCCAGGTCGCGCTCGATCAGGTGAATCTGTTCCTCGCACTCGGCGGCGGATGGGAAGAGGACAAGCAGGACGCGAAGGTCGGCACGAAGTCCGAATAAGCGCGTTTAGTCCGTGCTTTCGAAGACGGTTCCGGCAAAGCGCTCGATCACGCCATTGAACAGCGCCGGCCGTTGCAGCGGCGCGAAATGACTGACGTTCGGGAGCACAATCAGTTCGGCTTCGGGGATGTTTTCCGCGAGATAGATGGCGTGTTCCTGACGGATGAACTCGTCGTGCTCGCCGATCGCGACGGTGACGCGCACGCCGATCTGCGCGAGATCGTCGGCGCAGTAGTTGGGCTGCGTGCGCTGCATCTCGCTGACGGCGGCGACGAACGCGTCGAAGTCATCGGGAGTCGCAGACAGCGCCTGATAGTCCGCGCGGTGCCGGTTGAAGCAGCGCTCGATCACAGGCGTCAGCACGAATTCCTTCGCGCCTGACGGGTCCATGTTGCACGCAAAGAAGAACACGCCCGCGACGCGCTGCGGCGCTTTGCGTCCGAGAATCAGCGCCGTGCAGGCGCCGTCGCTCCAGCCGACGAACGCTGCGCTTTGTATGTGCAACGCGTCGAGCACGGCGAGCACGTCGGAGGCCATCAGTTCGTAGCTGTACGGTTGCGAGTCGCGTGTGCTGCGGCCATGTCCGCGGCTGTCGATCAGAATCGCGCGATAACCCGCCTCGACGAGCGCGGGCACCTGATAACCCCAGTTGCCGCGATTTCCAAGGCCGCCGTGCAGCAGCACGACCGGCTGGCCTGTCCCATACGTCGACCATGCAATGCGCGCACCCGCGTTGTCCACGAAGCCTTGTTCGTCGGCTTCGGGCAGCGGCGCAGCGCCGTGCGCTTCGAAGTGTTTCAGCTCGTCGTCCGTTTGCATGGCGAGGCGCTCCTCAGGCGTAAAGGCGAACGTGGCATTGTGACATTGCTTGACGCGAGTTCAATCGGTTCGATCCATTGGCCGCTCACGCGAAGATGCAACTGTCGCGCTCGTCCGCCGACGCCCGACGCCCATGCTGACGAGCGTGACCACCAGCCCCATCGCGCCCATCGCCAGCGCGATCGCGACGACCACCGCGCTCATGCGCCCATTCCCTGCGAACGTGCCGACCAGCAAACCCGCAAGCGGCTGCGTGAGGTTGTTGAGCATGATGACGACGCCGAGCGTCTTGCCGTAATCCTTCGCGGGAATGATCGCCTGGCGCACGCTGCGGATGTAGATGCTGAACATCTTGTCGAAGCCGACGATCAGCAGAAAGCCTGCGACGTAACCCCACGCGGAAGGACTGAGGCCCGCCATCAATCCGCCCGCGAAAATAGCGAGAAACGAGACGAGCCCGAGCGCCTTGCGAGGAATCTGCACGCGCGCGATCAGCAGCAGAATCACGATCGTCGCCACCGCGCCTGCCGTTTGCACGAAGGTATAGAACGCATCCGGCCGCCGATGCGCACCCGTCACCATCGCGGCAGAAGTGGCGAGCGTCACGCCGATCACGAGATTTTCGGCGGCGGCAAGCGCGACGAGCCGTGCAAGACCCGGCAGTCGCACGACATGCGCGAGCGCCGTTTTCACGGGCGCGAGCCATTCGACTGCGACGGCGTGCTCATGCGCCGTCCATTCGAACGCGCTGATGCGCTGCCAGAGCAGCGTCGCGCCATCGGCGGCGACGAACAGCACGGCCGCTACGCACACGACATATTCCCAGCGCCACCAGCCGAGCAGCAGACCCGCGAGCATCGGGCCGAGCACGACGCCGACCTGATCGGCAATCTGCGCATACGACAGCACCTTCTCGAAGCGTTCCGACGTGAACACTTGAGGCAGCAGCACTTCGCGCGCGACGAGGCCCTGGCTCGTCAACGTGCCGCACACTGCTGACAGCGCGATCAGCCATCCGATTCCGCCCACGGTGACAAAGCCCGCGATGCCCGCCGCGCATGCAATCGCGCGAAAACGCTGGCTCGCGCGCAGCACCGTGATGGGCGACATGCGATCGCACAACGCGCCGCATACGGGGAAGACGATGTAGCGCGGCAACGCCTCGATGAAGAATGCGATGCCCGACCATGTCGGTTGTTGGGTCGTCTGGAAGACGACGAGCGGTACCAGAAAGAGCAGGATCTGGTCTGCGAGCCGTGAGAAGAACAGCGATGCGAAGAATGCTTGATGTTGTGTGCGCATGTGGTTTCGCTTTTGGTTTCGCTTTTGGTTTTGGTTTTGCTTTTGGTTTTTTGCTGTTGTTTCGCTGGCATCCGCGAATTCGTATCTGTTCTTCATGCGTTGCCCCTGTGCGGGGCGGCACCTACTTTTCTTTGCAGCGGCAAAGAAAAGTAGGCAAAAGAAAGCCGCTTCAAACCTCCGGTGCCGGCCAGAATAACGCCACGGCAGACGGTCTTTGAACTGTCGCGCAGCGACGCCAACACTCCGTAGAAAGCCCGCAGTCAGGCACGCGCGCCGTGAAAAATTAAACCCACTTGGGGCACATTCGGTCGGCTTGTTTTTGTGCGTTTGCCGTCGGTTGATTACGGCGGCATGTGCTCCAGACTGTGTCTGGGTTTTCGCGCTGTGCGCGATTGACTGCGAGCTTTCTACAGAGTGCGGACGTCGCTGCGCGATAGCTCAACTACGGCATGCCGAAGCGGTATTCTGGCGGGCACCGGAGGTTTGAAGCGGCTTTCTTTTGCCTACTTTTCTTTGCCGCTGCAAAGAAAAGTAGGTGCCGCCCCGCACAGGGGCAACGCCTGAAGCACCGATACGAATTCGCGGATGCCAGCGAAACAACAGCAAAAAACCAAAAACAAGAAAGCCCGCACATTAATAAAAACGTGCGGGCCCGCTTACATCACTAAAACCAAAAACGCTTACGCAGTGACAGCACCCAACGCAGCGTTCAGCGTCTTACTCGGCCGCATAGCCGTTTCCAGCTTGGCAAAATCCGGCTTGTAATAGCCGCCGATATCCACTTCCTTGCCCTGCACGTCACTCAGCTCACCAACGATCGTCTTCTCGTTCTCCGTCAGCACCTTGGCGAGCGGGCCGAACTTCGCGGCGAGTTCCGCGTCGTCCGTCTGCGCGGCCAGTTCCTGCGCCCAGTACATCGCGAGGTAGAACTGGCTGCCGCGGTTGTCGAGTTCGCCCGTCTTCGGCGAGGGGCTCTTGTTGTTGTCGAGCAGCTTGCCAGTTGCCGCGTCGAGCGTCTTCGCCAGCACCTTCGCCTTCGCGTTGTCCGTTTTGATGCCCAGCTCTTCGAGCGACACGGCCAGCGCGAGGAACTCGCCCAGCGAATCCCAGCGCAGGTGGTTTTCTTCGACCAGCTGCTTGACGTGCTTCGGCGCCGAACCGCCCGCGCCCGTTTCGTACATGCCGCCGCCCGCCATCAGCGGAACGATCGACAGCATCTTCGCCGACGTGCCCAGTTCCATGATCGGGAACAGGTCGGTCAGATAGTCGCGCAGGATGTTGCCCGTCACCGAGATCGTGTCCAGACCGCGCATCACGCGCTCCAGCGAGTAACGCATTGCGCGAACCTGCGACATGATCTGGATGTCGAGGCCGTTCGTGTCGTAATCCTTCAGGTACGTTTCGACCTTCTTGATCAGCTCGTTCTCATGCGGACGGTACGGGTCGAGCCAGAACACGGCCGGCATGCCCGAGTTGCGCGCGCGCGTGACGGCGAGCTTGACCCAGTCGCGGATCGGCGCGTCCTTCACGAGGCACATGCGCCAGATGTCGCCCTGCTCGACCTGCTGCGTGAGCGCCGTCAGCACTTCGCCCGTCGCGTTGTCGACGATGCGCGCTTCGCCGTCTTCCTTGATCTCGAACGTCTTGTCGTGCGAACCGTACTCTTCCGCCTTCTGCGCCATCAGGCCGACGTTCGGCACCGTGCCCATCGTCTTCGGGTCGAAGCGGCCGTTGGTCTTGCAGAAGTTGATGATTTCCTGGTAGATGCGCGCGAACGTGCTTTCCGGGATCAGGCACTTCGTGTCGGCGGGACGGCCATCGGCGCCCCACATCTTGCCGCCTGCGCGGATCATCGCGGGCATCGATGCGTCGACGATCACGTCGTTCGGTGCGTGCAGGTTCGAGATGCCCTTCGCCGAATCGACCATCGCCAGCGCGGGACGGTGCTCGTGGCATGCGTGCATGTCGCGGATCACTTCTTCACGCTGCGATTCCGGCAGCGCTTCGATCTTCGTGTACAGGTCGACGAGACCGTTGTTCACGTTCACGCCGAGTTCGTCGAACAGCTTCTGATGCTTCGCGAACGCGTCCTTGTAGAACACCTTCACAGCATGGCCGAAGACGATCGGGTGCGAGACCTTCATCATCGTCGCCTTGACGTGCAGCGACAGCATCACGCCCGTCTTGTGCGCGTCTTCCATCTGGTCTTCGTAGAACTCGACCAGCGCCTTCTTGCTCATGAACATGCTGTCGACGATCTCGCCTGCCTGCAGCGAAACCTTCGGCTTCAGCACGATCGTCTCGCCGCGCTTCGTGACGAGTTCCATGCGGACTTCACGCGCGCGGTCGGAAGTGATCGACTTTTCGCCGTGGTAGAAGTCGCCATGCTTCATGTGCGCGACGTGCGTGCGCGACGCCATGCTCCACTCGCCCATGCTGTGCGGGTGCTTCTTCGCGTAGTTCTTGACGGCGGCGGGCGCGCGGCGGTCCGAGTTGCCTTCGCGCAGAACCGGGTTCACAGCCGAGCCGAGGCACTTCGAGTAACGCTTCTGGATCGACTTTTCTTCGTCGTTCTTCGGGTCTTCCGGATAATCCGGCACCTTGTAGCCCTTCGACTGCAGTTCCTTGATCGCGCTGACCAGCTGGAACACCGAAGCCGAAATGTTCGGCAGCTTGATGATGTTCGTGTCCGGGTTCTGCGTGAGCTTGCCCAGTTCGGCCAGGTTGTCCGGCACGCGCTGTTCTTCCGTCAGGAATTCCGGGAATTCGCCGAGGATACGGCCTGCCACGGAAATGTCGCTGGTCTCGACATTGACGCCAGCCGGCGAGGTAAACGTACGGATGATCGGCAGAAAGGCACTCGTCGCGAGCAGCGGGGCTTCGTCGGTCAGGGTGTAGATGATCGTAGGTTGCTTGTTACTCATCGCTTTGCTCTTGGTCGAGAAAGGTTGGGAAATGCCGCCGGCGACGCCACGGCCGACGCGAATGCCCCGAATTTTGCCTTATTTTGGATTTTGACGGTTTGAATCGGGCCGATTGAATGCCCTTCAACGCAAAAAAATGCACGATTTACGCTGATGCGGTGCGTTTTCCACGCCGCGAACGGCACTTCAATTCATTTTACAGATTCTGCACAAGCACAATTGTTCCGACTGCGACGCGTTGGAGTGCGCGGCGTGCAGATCGACATTGCGCGTCGAGCGTGGCGTGGGCGTGACCGCCGCGCCGGTCATCTTGCGATCCGTCCAGCGATAGACAAATGGCGACCGGTCTACACTGTCGCACGACGCCATTTCATCGCCGGCCCGCGACTTCCACTATACGATGCCATTCCCGTTCCGCTTGCGCACGGTCTGCGCCGCCCTTGCTTTCGTCGCGGCGGCGGCGAATTATTCCGCGTGCGCGCAGCAGCCCGATCCGACGCCTGAGAAACTGGCCGCGAGCGGCATCCATCACGCGCCACGCACCGAAGACGGCTATGAGAACAACGACGGGCCGCTCGCGCGCGGCTCAGTCTGGAAATGGCGCTGGAACCGCTGGACGCACGGTTTGCCGCCACCGCCCGAAAACGGCTACGCGTTTCCCGTCGATCACCCGGACGTCGCATGGATCAAGGCGAACCGCAGCGACAACACGATGACGTGGATCGGCCACGCGACCGCCCTGCTGCAGATCGGCGGCGTCAATGTGCTGACGGATCCGATGTTTTCAGAGCGCGCGTCGCCGCTGTCGTTCGCCGGACCGAAGCGGCGCGTGCCGCCCGGTCTTGCGCTCGACGAACTGCCGCATATCGACGTCGTGCTGATTTCGCACAGCCACTACGATCATCTCGACACGGCGAGCGTCGAGGCGTTGAACGCGCAGCCGGGCGGGCCGCCGCTCTTTCTGGTGCCGCTCGGCATCAAGGACTGGCTCGCGAAAAAAGGCATCACGAACGCACAGGAACTCGACTGGAGCGATCACGTGAACGCGGCGGGCCTCGACTTCTGGTTCGTGCCCGCGACGCACTGGTCCGCGCGCACCCTCACCGATCGCAACGAAACGCTGTGGGGCGGCTGGGTCGTGAAAACGCCGGCGGGCGCCGCGCATCCGTATTCGCTGTACTTCGCGGGCGACACCGGCTATTCGAACGATTCCGAACGCCTCGGCGCGGCGTTCGGCTGCTTCGATCTCGCGCTGATTCCGATCGGCGCCTACGCGCCGCGCTGGTTCATGGGCCCTCAACACGTCGATCCACAGCAGGCCGTGCAGATTTTCCAGGACATACACGCGAAAAAAGCCATCGGCATTCACTGGGGCACGTTCGAACTCACCGACGAGCCGCTCGACGAGCCACCCAAAAAGCTCGCCGAAGCGACCCGCGAAGCCGGTCTGCCCGACGATGCATTCACGGTCCTCCATCACGGACAGATGATCCGGCTCGACGAACCAAACGATACAAGCGCCGCATGTGCCCGCTGACAGGGCATTCCACGGCGTGATTGCACTGCACATGTGCAGTGTCGACGGTCGCGCGGCACGCCTTTGTCGGCCAGCCCACATTCGGCATCACGCGAGGTACCCGGCATCCGGTTAAACCCTGTCCTGCACGGCACAACGTGCGTGTTATTGTCGTACACACACGGGTTCGAGCTTTGCTACGCGGAACTCACGTCATATCCGTTACCTTCGCGAGCGTCGCCATGAGTGATGTACGCCATCTTCTGAGCCAACGCGACCGCGTGGAGCTGCTGTGCTGGCTCACATGCGGAAGCCTCGGCGCCTGGTATCTGAACGAAACCTGGCCCTCACCGTCCTTTCACGTAGAAGCCGCGCACAAGTGGCTCGACCGGCACGGGCGCACGGCCGACTGGCTGTGCATCGCGCGGTTGTCGGCCATCGCGCTCGATATCGCGCAACGGCATGCATCGTTTGTCGAAGCCGACTGGGCGCGCGACGCCGTCGAAGAAATTCTCGACACCGACGAACTCGACGCGCAGGCACGCCTCGTCCTGACGGTGCTTGGCGACTGCGAACGCGCGCTTGCCGACAAGCGCGTCGCGGACTGACGGCACGGCGCGCCTGGTTCAGCAGACCTGATTCAGCGCGCGTAATCGAGCTTCGGATACCAGTTCGGATCACGCCCCTCGGGCGTCATGTCGAAGATCGTCCACATCGGCATCAAATCCGGCGCGCCACGCGGATCCTGACCGGGATCGGCCGTCGGAAAACCCATCTCCGACGCGTAAAAATGCCTGATCGTGCCGTCGCGGCGCGTGAAAACGTGGAATGCGGGAGCGTCGCCGCCGTCATCGTCGATCGCACCGAAGTCGCGGCTGTACACGCCGTTCGCATCGGAATACAGCTTCAGATCGCGCCAGCCGCGCTCCTCTTTGAACGCCGCCAGCCGCTCGAGCGGCGAACGCGCGACCACGGCGAGCGCGATGCGCTGCGTGATATCGCGCGCCTCGCCGTCCCACGCGCCGAGCAGCGACGTGCACATCGGACATGGCCGCTCGCGCTGCGGCCCGAACATGAAGCTGTAGATCACGAGCGTGTCCTTGTCGCCGAACAGGCCCGCGATATCGACAGGCCCCGCTTCGCCGACGAACCGATAATTGCCCGTCACTTCGCCGCCCTGCGGCAGCGCGCGACGTTGTGCGGCGACGCGTTCGATATGCCGGCGCAATTTGATTTCTTCCGCGAGCAGCGCGTCGCGCGCACGACGATACTCGACGCTTTCGTTCGGGAAGTGCCTGCCGTTGCGCTTCGCAAGCTCGACGGCGGGCACGAGAGAAGATGCATCAGACATGGTGCCTCCAGTGAATATGTCCGGCGAAGGCTCAGTCGCGATCCGGCGCGCCGAGCGGAAACAGATGCCGGTAAGGCCGCGCCTCATCGACGGCGCGCGCGAACGATGGCCGTTTCAGCAGACGCTTGCGATACGCGAGCACGTGCTCGAACTTCGGGTCGATGCGATGCGTCCAGTCGGCATAGAAGAGAAACGGCGCGGCGCCGCAGTCCGCGAGACTGAAGCGATCGCCCGTCGCCCATTCGCGGTCTTTCATCACGTCGTCGAGCCACGCGTACGCCCTGTCGAGCAGCGCCCGCGCATCGGCGACGCCGCGTGGATCGCGCTCGTTTTCATCGCGCATCCCGTCGAACACGATCTTCTGCTGCGGCGTCGCCATGTAGTTGTCGAAGAAACGGTCCATGAAACGCACGTCGAGCGCCGCGCGCGGATCGTCGGGCAGCAGCTTGACCGAACCAGGATGAAACAGCGCGAGATGCTCGATGATCACGGTCGCCTCGGCAATCGTGCGGCCCTCGTCGACGAGCATCGGAAAGCGCCGGATCGGCCAGCGCGCGGTGAGTTCATCCATCGCGCCGGGTTCGTCGAGGCGGCGGTATTCGAACGGCGTACCGTTCTCGTAGAGCGCGGTGAGCGCCTTCTGGCAATACGAAGAAAACGGATGGGCGTAGAGCGTCAAGGTCATCGTCGTCGTCCTTGCAGGCAGAGTGCGGACGAAATTGTCCGCTTACTGGGACGACGAACGGCCTCGATTGAAATCGACAGGTGGTGCGAAAAAACTTTTGCTGCGCTGCGGCGTCGATGCGCCTTTATTCACGCAGCGATACCGCCAGCGCGCGCAGCAGCGCCGCGCCGTCGCCCTGCCACGCACTGCCGTGCATGCACGCGAGCGTGCGTGGCGCGAGCGCGGCAAGCCGCTCGAGCATCGCGTCGCCGTGTTTCGTGTGCGAGTAGTAATCCATGCTGCGCCGGAACGCCTCGCTCGAGCTGAGAATGTCCGCGCTCGTCATGACGGGCAGATCCGCGCCGCCTTGCGTGAAAAGGTCGCCGCAAAACAGCGTCTGCGTGGTGTCGTCGACCAGCATGCCGCATTCCCATGCGTGCGGCAGATGCGGCGTCGCGAGCCAGCGCAGCCGGTGACGGCCGAGATCGACCGCTTCGCCATCGTCGAGCCCCCGCGCGGGCCGCTCGGCGAGATCGTCGATCGACACCATCTTCGCGATTGCACTGCACAGCGGCTGCGCATTGGGCGAGACTGCGAGCCACTCGTTCAGCGAGCCGCACTCGTCCGCTTCGACATGCGAGAACGCTATGTGCCGCAGCCGTTCGGGCGGCAACACGGACGCCACCGCTTCGCGCACGAGCGGGAACATTTTGCGCGGGCCCGTATGAAAGAGCAGCGGCTCGTCGTCGACGATCAGATACTGGTTGAACGAGAAGCCGCCCGGGCCGCCTTCGAAGACGATGGGCGTGTTGATCCGGTAGATCCCGTCCGCGACTTGATGGACGTTGGTGCCCGACACCGCGTTGGTGACCGTCATGACCAGACCTCCATGCGCGTAGTGCGCACGACGCTGCGCCGGACCGTGCGTGCGCTATCCGCCCAGCGCGGCGAGCTTCAGTTGATACGAACGCCCGATCCACGCCGCGCAATCGCGATGATCGCGCAGCGCGTCGCCCGTATTCGGATGCAGGAATACATCGAGCGTGCCGTGATTCAGCGCGAGCCATTCGAACAGTTCGGCGAAAAGCGCGGTGTCGAACTTGAGCTGATACGACCACATCGGATGCGGACCGACGGGGCGCTCGTGAAAGCGCCCGATTTCGAGCCGCTCGCCGAAGCGCGCCTCGATGGTGTCGCGCAGCGCCCACGCGATGTCGCGCGTCGCCTGATCGAAATAGATGTGTGCGTGCCAGTTGACCACTGCCGTCATGGTTCGTTGCGGCCGATGCCGCCCTTCGCTTCGGGTTGTGCGACGTTCATCATAGGCTGTCAGTCGACGTATGAACAAATCATCGGG
This genomic interval from Paraburkholderia sabiae contains the following:
- a CDS encoding alpha/beta fold hydrolase, whose product is MQTDDELKHFEAHGAAPLPEADEQGFVDNAGARIAWSTYGTGQPVVLLHGGLGNRGNWGYQVPALVEAGYRAILIDSRGHGRSTRDSQPYSYELMASDVLAVLDALHIQSAAFVGWSDGACTALILGRKAPQRVAGVFFFACNMDPSGAKEFVLTPVIERCFNRHRADYQALSATPDDFDAFVAAVSEMQRTQPNYCADDLAQIGVRVTVAIGEHDEFIRQEHAIYLAENIPEAELIVLPNVSHFAPLQRPALFNGVIERFAGTVFESTD
- a CDS encoding MFS transporter; protein product: MRTQHQAFFASLFFSRLADQILLFLVPLVVFQTTQQPTWSGIAFFIEALPRYIVFPVCGALCDRMSPITVLRASQRFRAIACAAGIAGFVTVGGIGWLIALSAVCGTLTSQGLVAREVLLPQVFTSERFEKVLSYAQIADQVGVVLGPMLAGLLLGWWRWEYVVCVAAVLFVAADGATLLWQRISAFEWTAHEHAVAVEWLAPVKTALAHVVRLPGLARLVALAAAENLVIGVTLATSAAMVTGAHRRPDAFYTFVQTAGAVATIVILLLIARVQIPRKALGLVSFLAIFAGGLMAGLSPSAWGYVAGFLLIVGFDKMFSIYIRSVRQAIIPAKDYGKTLGVVIMLNNLTQPLAGLLVGTFAGNGRMSAVVVAIALAMGAMGLVVTLVSMGVGRRRTSATVASSRERPMDRTD
- a CDS encoding NADP-dependent isocitrate dehydrogenase; translation: MSNKQPTIIYTLTDEAPLLATSAFLPIIRTFTSPAGVNVETSDISVAGRILGEFPEFLTEEQRVPDNLAELGKLTQNPDTNIIKLPNISASVFQLVSAIKELQSKGYKVPDYPEDPKNDEEKSIQKRYSKCLGSAVNPVLREGNSDRRAPAAVKNYAKKHPHSMGEWSMASRTHVAHMKHGDFYHGEKSITSDRAREVRMELVTKRGETIVLKPKVSLQAGEIVDSMFMSKKALVEFYEDQMEDAHKTGVMLSLHVKATMMKVSHPIVFGHAVKVFYKDAFAKHQKLFDELGVNVNNGLVDLYTKIEALPESQREEVIRDMHACHEHRPALAMVDSAKGISNLHAPNDVIVDASMPAMIRAGGKMWGADGRPADTKCLIPESTFARIYQEIINFCKTNGRFDPKTMGTVPNVGLMAQKAEEYGSHDKTFEIKEDGEARIVDNATGEVLTALTQQVEQGDIWRMCLVKDAPIRDWVKLAVTRARNSGMPAVFWLDPYRPHENELIKKVETYLKDYDTNGLDIQIMSQVRAMRYSLERVMRGLDTISVTGNILRDYLTDLFPIMELGTSAKMLSIVPLMAGGGMYETGAGGSAPKHVKQLVEENHLRWDSLGEFLALAVSLEELGIKTDNAKAKVLAKTLDAATGKLLDNNKSPSPKTGELDNRGSQFYLAMYWAQELAAQTDDAELAAKFGPLAKVLTENEKTIVGELSDVQGKEVDIGGYYKPDFAKLETAMRPSKTLNAALGAVTA
- a CDS encoding MBL fold metallo-hydrolase, whose amino-acid sequence is MPFPFRLRTVCAALAFVAAAANYSACAQQPDPTPEKLAASGIHHAPRTEDGYENNDGPLARGSVWKWRWNRWTHGLPPPPENGYAFPVDHPDVAWIKANRSDNTMTWIGHATALLQIGGVNVLTDPMFSERASPLSFAGPKRRVPPGLALDELPHIDVVLISHSHYDHLDTASVEALNAQPGGPPLFLVPLGIKDWLAKKGITNAQELDWSDHVNAAGLDFWFVPATHWSARTLTDRNETLWGGWVVKTPAGAAHPYSLYFAGDTGYSNDSERLGAAFGCFDLALIPIGAYAPRWFMGPQHVDPQQAVQIFQDIHAKKAIGIHWGTFELTDEPLDEPPKKLAEATREAGLPDDAFTVLHHGQMIRLDEPNDTSAACAR
- a CDS encoding DUF899 domain-containing protein, which translates into the protein MSDASSLVPAVELAKRNGRHFPNESVEYRRARDALLAEEIKLRRHIERVAAQRRALPQGGEVTGNYRFVGEAGPVDIAGLFGDKDTLVIYSFMFGPQRERPCPMCTSLLGAWDGEARDITQRIALAVVARSPLERLAAFKEERGWRDLKLYSDANGVYSRDFGAIDDDGGDAPAFHVFTRRDGTIRHFYASEMGFPTADPGQDPRGAPDLMPMWTIFDMTPEGRDPNWYPKLDYAR
- a CDS encoding glutathione S-transferase family protein — encoded protein: MTLTLYAHPFSSYCQKALTALYENGTPFEYRRLDEPGAMDELTARWPIRRFPMLVDEGRTIAEATVIIEHLALFHPGSVKLLPDDPRAALDVRFMDRFFDNYMATPQQKIVFDGMRDENERDPRGVADARALLDRAYAWLDDVMKDREWATGDRFSLADCGAAPFLFYADWTHRIDPKFEHVLAYRKRLLKRPSFARAVDEARPYRHLFPLGAPDRD
- a CDS encoding FprA family A-type flavoprotein, with product MTVTNAVSGTNVHQVADGIYRINTPIVFEGGPGGFSFNQYLIVDDEPLLFHTGPRKMFPLVREAVASVLPPERLRHIAFSHVEADECGSLNEWLAVSPNAQPLCSAIAKMVSIDDLAERPARGLDDGEAVDLGRHRLRWLATPHLPHAWECGMLVDDTTQTLFCGDLFTQGGADLPVMTSADILSSSEAFRRSMDYYSHTKHGDAMLERLAALAPRTLACMHGSAWQGDGAALLRALAVSLRE
- a CDS encoding DOPA 4,5-dioxygenase family protein; the encoded protein is MTAVVNWHAHIYFDQATRDIAWALRDTIEARFGERLEIGRFHERPVGPHPMWSYQLKFDTALFAELFEWLALNHGTLDVFLHPNTGDALRDHRDCAAWIGRSYQLKLAALGG